In Mangifera indica cultivar Alphonso chromosome 1, CATAS_Mindica_2.1, whole genome shotgun sequence, a single genomic region encodes these proteins:
- the LOC123229583 gene encoding WD-40 repeat-containing protein MSI1, which translates to MGKDEEEMRGEIEERLINEEYKIWKKNTPFLYDLVITHALEWPSLTVEWLPDREEPPGKDYSVQKMILGTHTSENEPNYLMLAQVQLPLDDSENDARHYDDERSDYGGFGCANGKVQIIQQINHDGEVNRARYMPQNPFIIATKTVSAEVYVFDYSKHPSKPPLDGACSPDLRLRGHTTEGYGLSWSKFKQGHLLSGSDDAQICLWDINATPKNKALEATQIFKVHEGVVEDVAWHLRHEYLFGSVGDDQYLLIWDLRTPSVSKPVQSVVAHQSEVNCLAFNPFNEWILATGSTDKTVKLFDLRKISTALHTFDSHKEEVFQVGWNPKNETILASCCLGRRLMVWDLSRIDEEQTPEDAEDGPPELLFIHGGHTSKISDFSWNPCEDWVIASVAEDNILQIWQMAENIYHDEDDLPGDEPAKDS; encoded by the exons ATGGGAAAAGACGAGGAAGAAATGAGAGGAGAGATAGAAGAAAGGCTGATAAATGAAGAATACAAAATCTGGAAGAAAAACACTCCATTTTTGTATGATCTGGTCATCACCCACGCTCTCGAATGGCCTTCTCTCACTGTTGAGTGGCTTCCTGACAGAGAGGAGCCGCCTGGCAAAGACTATTCTGTTCAAAAGATGATTCTCGGAACCCACACTTCTGAGAATGAGCCTAATTATCTTATGCTTGCCCAGGTCCAGCTTCCTCTTGATGATTCTGAAAATGATGCTCGCCACTATGATGATGAACGCTCTGATTATGGTGGTTTTGGATGTGCTAATGGCAAGGTTCAAATTATTCAGCAAATCAACCATGATGGAGAGGTTAATCGGGCTCGTTATATGCCTCAGAACCCTTTTATCATTGCAACTAAGACTGTTAGTGCCGAGGTCTATGTCTTTGATTATAGCAAACATCCATCTAAGCCTCCTCTCGATGGTGCATGTAGTCCTGATTTAAGGCTCCGGGGCCACACCACTGAAGGTTATGGTTTATCTTGGAGCAAGTTCAAGCAGGGCCATTTGCTCAGTGGTTCTGATGATGCCCAAATATGTTTATGGGATATTAATGCAACTCCTAAAAATAAAGCCCTTGAGGCTACACAGATTTTTAAG GTTCATGAAGGTGTTGTCGAAGATGTAGCATGGCATCTGAGACATGAATACTTATTTGGTTCTGTTGGGGATGATCAATACCTGCTTATATGGGATCTACGGACACCATCAGTCAGCAAGCCTGTCCAATCTGTTGTTGCTCACCAAAGTGAG gTGAACTGCCTGGCATTCAATCCATTTAATGAGTGGATTTTAGCTACGGGGTCTACAGACAAGACAGTCAAGTTGTTTGACCTGCGCAAAATTAGTACAGCACTCCACACATTTGATAGTCACAA GGAAGAGGTTTTTCAAGTTGGATGGAATCCAAAGAATGAGACTATCTTAGCTTCTTGTTGTCTTGGTAGAAGGCTTATGGTTTGGGACCTCAGCAG GATTGATGAGGAGCAGACACCAGAAGATGCAGAAGATGGTCCACCAGAGTTGCTCTTCATTCATGGTGGTCACACAagtaaaatttcagatttttcatGGAACCCGTGTGAAGATTGGGTTATTGCCAGTGTAGCAGAGGACAACATACTACAAATTTGGCAGATGGCAGAGAACATTTAccatgatgaagatgatttacCCGGAGATGAACCCGCAAAGGACTCCTAA